The genomic interval GCACGGCGACGGCCGCGCCCGCTCCGAGCTGCTGCCCACGATGTACGGCCCCGAGGCGCTGCGCGCGATGGAGGCGTTCAAGGCGCTCCTGGACCCGGACGACGTCATGAACCCCGGTGTCGTCGTCCGCCCGGCGCCGCTGGACGCGGACCTCCGGCGGCCGGGGGCGCGGCGGCTGCGGGCGACCGACGGTTTCGCGTTCGCGCACGACGGCGGGGACGTCACGGACGCCGTGCACCGGTGCGTCGGGGTGGGGAAGTGCCGGGCGGACCTGCGCGGCCAGGGCGGCTTCATGTGCCCCTCGTACACGGCCACCCGCGACGAGAAGGACTCCACGCGGGGGCGGGCGAGGGCGCTCCAGGAGATGCTGAACGGCGGCTTCGTCTCGGCGGGCTGGAGCTCCCCTGAGGTCCATGAGGCGCTGGACCTGTGCCTGAGCTGCAAGGCGTGCGCCAACGACTGCCCGACGGGGATCGACATGGCCGCGTTCAAGTCGGAGGCCCTGCACCAGACGTACAAGGGCCGCCGCCGCCCGTTGAGCCACTACACGCTGGGGCGGCTCCCGCAGTGGCTGCGCCTGCTCGCGCCGGTGGCGCCGCTGGTCAATCTGGCGGGCCGGGTGCCGGTGCTGCGGCGGACGATGATGACCCTGATGGGCGCGGACCCCCGCCGCTCACTGCCGCCGCTGCCGGCGAAGCCGTTCCGGTGGGGCGGGGCCGCCGCTTCGAGGGCGGACGGACCCAAGGTGCTGCTCTGGGTCGACTCCTTCTCGGACGCGCTCGCGCCGGACATCCCCCGGGACGCCGTGGAGGTCCTGACGGCGGCCGGCTGCGACGTGGAGATCGCCGCCCCGGGCGCCTGCTGCGGGCTGACCCTGATCTCCACGGGCCAGCTGACCGCCGCCAAGGCGAAGCTCCGGGCCACGGTGGACCTGCTGCTCCCCCACGTCCGGGCCGGCCGCACGGTGATCGGCATCGAGCCGAGCTGCACGGCCACGCTCCGCTCGGACCTGGTGGAGCTGCTGCCGGACGACCCCGGCGCCGTCGAACTCGCGGGCGCGGTCCGCACGGTGGCGGAATTCCTCACCTCGATCGACTGGACTCCCCCGCAGGCAGCGGAACACCTCCTGGTCCAGCCCCACTGCCACCACTACGCGGTGATGGGCTACGAGGCGGACCGCTCGCTGCTGGAGTCCATGGGCTGCGATGTCGAGGTCTCGTCCGGTTGCTGCGGCCTGGCGGGCAACTTCGGCATGGAGAAGGGCCACTACGAGGTCTCCGAGAAGATCGCCCGGGACGGCATCCTCGCCAAGGCGTCCTCGGCCCCGGACCGCCGCGTCCTCGCGGACGGCTACTCCTGCCGCACGCAGGTCCGTGACCTGGCGGGCCTGGACAGCCGCCATCTGGTGCAGGTCGTCGCGGAGGCGTTGCGGCGGTGAGGCGTGCGCCGGGGGCGGGCTGACCCGCCCCCGGCGCGGGGGTGTTACGCGTCCTCGTCGTTGACCCAGCTCATGAGCTTGCGCAGCTCACGGCCCGTGGTCTCCAGCAGGTGGTCGCCGTCCGCCTTCTTGTACTCGTTGTACTTCGGCAGACCGTTGTGGTACTCCGCCATCCAGTTCCTGGCGAACGTGCCGTCCTGGATCTCCGCGAGAACCTTCTTCATCTCCGCCTTCGTGGCGTCCGTGATGATCCGCGGACCGGTCACGTAGTCACCCCACTCGGCGGTCTCCGAGATCGACCAGCGCATCTTCTCCAGACCGCCCTCGTACATCAGGTCCACAATGAGCTTCAGCTCGTGCAGGCACTCGAAGTACGCGATCTCCGGCTGGTAACCGGCCTCCGTCAGCGTCTCGAAACCGGCCTTCACCAGAGCGGCCGTACCACCGCAGAGAACGGCCTGCTCACCGAAGAGGTCCGTCTCCGTCTCCTCCGTGAACGTCGTCTTGATCACCCCGGCACGGGTGCCGCCGATGCCCTTCGCGTACGACAGGGCGAGCGCCAGGCCATTGCCCGTGGCGTCCTGCTCCACCGCCACGATGCACGGAACACCGCGGCCCTCCTCGTACTGGCGGCGGACCAGGTGACCCGGGCCCTTCGGGGCGACCATGCAGACATCGACATCGGCCGGCGGCTTGATGAAGTCGAAGCGGATGTTCAGGCCGTGGCCGAAGAACAGCGCGTCACCCTTCTTGAGGTTGTCCTTGATCGACTCCTCGTAGACCTGGGCCTGGATCGGGTCCGGGACCAGGATCATGATGACGTCCGCCTCGGCCGCGGCCTCGGACGGCGTCACCACACGCAGGCCCTGCTCCTCGGCCTTCGCCTTGGACTTCGAACCCTCGTGCAGACCGACACGGACATCGACACCCGAGTCACGCAGCGACAGCGCATGGGCGTGGCCCTGGCTGCCGTAACCGATGACCGCGACCTTGCGGCCCTGGATGATGGACAGGTCGGCATCGTCGTCGTAGAACAGCTCGGCCACTGGGTCTTCTCCTTGGTGTACGGGGTGAGGGTGACGGGGGTGACGGTGGGGGTCAGGCGGTGCGGGCGGTCTTCGCCGGGGAGTCGGTGATGCGGAGCGGGCGGGCCTCGCGTGCGGTGCGTTCGGTGAGCGAGCGGGAGCCCCGGCCGATGGCGATGGCCCCGGACTGCACCAGCTCCTTGATGCCGAACGGCGCCAGCATCCGCAGCATCGC from Streptomyces drozdowiczii carries:
- a CDS encoding FAD-binding and (Fe-S)-binding domain-containing protein is translated as MDATMADAPIPLTEAFLDALRGKLGDLVDASATTRAVYSTDASNYRIVPGTVLMPRSKEDVIAAVRIAREHGVPVTVRGGGTSCAGNAVGPGLVIDFSRSMNRVLSVDPDTSTAVVEPGAVLSALQKKALPHGLRFGPDPSTATRCTIGGMIGNNACGPHGLSYGRTADNVVSMTWLTGTGEVITAGSGPEALHAVPGLDAFVAEHLAVLRTEFGRFGRQISGYSLEHLLPENGRNLAAALTGTEGSCGVLLEATVRLVPQAPAPALAVLGYADMATAADDVPHLLPFRPLALEGLDAQLVDVVRRAHGDAAVPALPGGGGWLIAEVGGATSAEAVASARALVAASHAADSVVLPAGPEATRLWQIRADGAGLAGRTADGKQAWPGWEDSAVPPERLGDYLRGLQALMAEKGLSGLAYGHFGDGCVHARIDFPLDAGGGPMRDFLERAAALAAEQGGSLSGEHGDGRARSELLPTMYGPEALRAMEAFKALLDPDDVMNPGVVVRPAPLDADLRRPGARRLRATDGFAFAHDGGDVTDAVHRCVGVGKCRADLRGQGGFMCPSYTATRDEKDSTRGRARALQEMLNGGFVSAGWSSPEVHEALDLCLSCKACANDCPTGIDMAAFKSEALHQTYKGRRRPLSHYTLGRLPQWLRLLAPVAPLVNLAGRVPVLRRTMMTLMGADPRRSLPPLPAKPFRWGGAAASRADGPKVLLWVDSFSDALAPDIPRDAVEVLTAAGCDVEIAAPGACCGLTLISTGQLTAAKAKLRATVDLLLPHVRAGRTVIGIEPSCTATLRSDLVELLPDDPGAVELAGAVRTVAEFLTSIDWTPPQAAEHLLVQPHCHHYAVMGYEADRSLLESMGCDVEVSSGCCGLAGNFGMEKGHYEVSEKIARDGILAKASSAPDRRVLADGYSCRTQVRDLAGLDSRHLVQVVAEALRR
- the ilvC gene encoding ketol-acid reductoisomerase, with product MAELFYDDDADLSIIQGRKVAVIGYGSQGHAHALSLRDSGVDVRVGLHEGSKSKAKAEEQGLRVVTPSEAAAEADVIMILVPDPIQAQVYEESIKDNLKKGDALFFGHGLNIRFDFIKPPADVDVCMVAPKGPGHLVRRQYEEGRGVPCIVAVEQDATGNGLALALSYAKGIGGTRAGVIKTTFTEETETDLFGEQAVLCGGTAALVKAGFETLTEAGYQPEIAYFECLHELKLIVDLMYEGGLEKMRWSISETAEWGDYVTGPRIITDATKAEMKKVLAEIQDGTFARNWMAEYHNGLPKYNEYKKADGDHLLETTGRELRKLMSWVNDEDA